TCCAGGCCGACTACCGCAGTGACTACGTGCAAAAGCTGATCAAGCAGGACGGCGGCTGGATGCTGTTCCCGCCGATTCCGTTCAGCGATGACACGCCCAATTACGAACTGACCCGCCCTGCCCCCATCCCGCCCTCGGCGGTGAACTGGCTGGGCACCGACGACCAGTCACGGGATGTACTGGCGCGGGTGATCTTTGGCGCGCGGGTGTCGATCCTGTTCGCCCTGGCCCTCACCGCGATCAGCGCCGCCATCGGCATTGCCGCCGGCGCCTTGCAGGGTTACTACGGCGGCTGGGTGGATTTGCTCGGCCAGCGCATTCTGGAAGTGTGGTCCGGGTTGCCGGTGCTGTACCTGCTGATCATCTTGTCGGGCTTTGTCGAGCCGAACTTCTGGTGGCTGCTGGGGATCATGGCGCTGTTTTCCTGGCTGGCGCTGGTGGACGTGGTGCGCGCCGAGTTCCTGCGCGGGCGCAACCTGGAATACGTCAAGGCCGCGCGTGCCCTGGGCCTGGGCGACGGCAAGATCATTCGCCGGCATATCCTGCCGAATGCCATGACCGCCACATTGAGTTACCTGCCGTTTATTTTGACCGGGGCGATTTCCACCTTGAGCGCCCTGGATTTCCTCGGCTTCGGCATGCCCGCCGGCAGCGCGTCGCTGGGCGAACTGATCGCCCAGGGCAAGCAGAACCTGCAAGCGCCATGGCTCGGCCTGACGGCGTTTTTCACCCTGGCGCTGATCCTGTCGCTGCTGGTCTTTATCGGCGAGGCATTACGTGATGCCTTCGACCCACGTTCATGAGTGACTGCAGATGAACCTGATCGAAATCCGCGACCTCAGTGTCGCCTTCAGCGGCCAGACCGTGGTGCGCAACCTGAGCCTGGACGTGCGCCCCGGCGAATGCCTGGCGCTGGTCGGCGAGTCGGGCTCGGGCAAGTCGGTGACGGCCCATTCGATTCTGCAACTGCTGCCCGAAGCCGGCACGCAAACCACGGGCTCGGTGAAGTACCGCGGCCAGGAGTTGATCGGCGCGTCTGCCGCCACGTTGCAGAAGCTACGTGGCAACCGCATTGCGATGATCTTCCAGGAGCCGATGACCTCGCTCAACCCGCTGCACAGCATCGAAAAGCAGATCGGCGAAACCCTGCTGTTGCACAAGGGCCTGGGCGGCAAAGCGGCGCAGGCGCGCATCCTCGAATTGCTCGAAATGGTGGGCATTCAGAAACCCCAGGAGCGGCTCAAGGCCTATCCGCACCAACTCTCCGGCGGCCAGCGCCAACGGGTGATGATCGCCATGGCCCTGGCCTGTGAGCCGGAACTGTTGATCGCCGATGAGCCGACTACCGCGCTGGACGTGACCGTGCAGCGCAAGATCCTGTTGCTGCTCAAATCCTTGCAACAACGCCTGGGCATGTCGCTGCTGCTGATCAGCCACGACCTCAACCTGGTGCGCAGCATCGCCCAGCGCGTGTGCGTGATGCGTGCCGGGGAAATTGTCGAGCAGGCCGACTGCCAGACGCTGTTCAACGCACCGCAACACCCTTACAGCCGCCTGCTGTTGGACGCCGAACCCGCCGGTGATGTGCTGTGCAGCGATGAGCGCGAGACGGTATTGCAGGTGGACGACCTGACTGTGCAATTCCCCCTCAGTGGCGGCCTGTTCCGGCGTAAAACCTACTTGCGCGCCGTCGACGGCATCAGCCTCAGCGTGCAGCGCGGCAAGACCTTGGGGATTGTCGGCGAGTCCGGCTCGGGCAAGTCGACCCTGGGCCAGGCGATCCTGCGCCTGCTCGACTCCACCGGCAGCATTCGCTTTCAGGGCGAAGCCCTCGACCCGCTCAACAACCAGCAAATGCGCCCATGGCGCAAGCAGATGCAGGTGGTGTTCCAGGACCCTTATGGCAGCCTCAGCCCGCGCATGTCGGTCGAACAGATCATCAGCGAAGGCCTGGAAGTGCACGCGCCGTGCAGCCTGGCTGACCGCGACGCGCAAGTGATCCAGGTGCTCAAGGACGTGGGCCTCGACCCCGACAGCCGCCACCGTTACCCCCATGAGTTTTCCGGTGGGCAACGCCAACGCATCGCCATCGCCCGCGCCCTGGTGCTCAAGCCGGCGCTGATGCTGCTGGATGAACCGACCTCGGCCCTGGATCGCACGGTGCAGAAACAAGTGGTGGCGCTGTTGCGTGAGTTGCAGGAAAAGTACGGCCTGACCTACCTGTTTATCAGCCATGACCTGGCCGTGGTGCGGGCCATGGCCCACGACATGATAGTGATCAAGGACGGCAAGGTGGTGGAACGCGGCGCGAGCCATGAGGTGTTTGAAGCGCCGCAGCACGCGTACACCAAAGAGCTGCTAGCAGCGGCGCACCTCCCTTTGTAGGCGCCGAGATTGTTCCCACGCTCTGCGCGGTAACACCGCCTGGGACGCTCCGCGTCCCGCACGCCAAGTGACGCAGAGCGTCACGGGAGGCGTTCCCACGCAGAGCGTGGGAACGATCACCGTTCACAGGATTCGGCACGCATGAATAGCAACGAAAGCCTCAAGGACTACCAACAGGTTCGCGGCCTGGCCATCCAGTCGCTGTTCGAGATTATCGAGCAGTCCAGCGAAGGCACGGTGATTGTCGACCGTGACGCCAATATCGTGTGGATGAACGAACGCTACGCCAAGCGTTTCGGCCTCAAGAGCGCCGATGAAGCCATCGGCCAGCCCTGCGAACAGGTGATCGCCAACAGCCTGTTGCGCCAGGTGGTGCGCAATGACCAGCCGATCCTGCTGGATATCCAGGACACGCCCAAAGGCCCGTTGGTGGTGATGCGCCTGCCGATCCACGACGACGCAGGCTTGGTGATCGGCGCGATCGGGTTTGCGCTGTTCGATGAGTTGCGCAACCTCTCGCCGTTGATTGAGCGCTACCTGAGCATGCAACAGGAGTTGGCCTCCACGCGCTCGCTGTTGCGGTCGCGGCAGAGCAAATACAATTTTGCGCATTTTATCGGCACCAGCGCCGCCAGCCTGGAAGTCAAACGCCGGGCGCGGCGCAGTGCGAGTGCGGAGTCGCCGGTGTTGCTGCTGGGCGAAACCGGCACCGGCAAAGAGTTGCTGGCCCAGGCCATTCACGGCGCTTCGCCCCGAGCGCACAAAGCCTTTGTCAGCATCAACAGCGCGGCAATTCCCCATGACCTGCTCGAAGCCGAGTTCTTCGGCACCGCGCCGGGCGCGTTTACCGGTGCCGACCGCAAGGGCCGTCCGGGCAAATTACAGATCGCCCAGGGCGGCACGCTGTTCCTCGACGAGATCGGCGACATGCCGTTGCCGCTGCAAAGCAAACTGCTGCGGGTGTTGCAGGAAAAGGAATACGAGCCCGTAGGCTCCAATGAAATGCTCCACAGCGATGTGCGGGTGATTGCCGCCACGTCGATGGACCTGGAAGCGGCGATCAAGCGCGGCGAGTTTCGCGCGGATTTGTATTACCGGCTCAATGTGCTGCCGATCCAGGTGCCGCCGCTGCGCGAGCGCCTGGACGATATTCCGGCGTTGAGCGAGGCGATTCTGGAAGAGTTGCGCAGCCAACATGAACTGGCGCCTGAGGCACTGGCGCTGCTGGCCCGGCATGCGTGGCCGGGGAATATCCGCGAGCTGCGCAATGTGCTGGAGCGCGCGGCGTTGTTGAGTGATGACCTGGTGTTGGATGCCCAGGAGATTCGCGCGGCGATTGGCACGTTCAGCCCAGTGGCGCGTGGCGCGGTGGAGACGGTTGCGGGCGAGACGTTTGCGGCGGCGCGGGAGCGCTTTGATCGGCAGGTGATTGGCGCAGCGTTGGCGGCGAGTGAAGGCAATGTGGTGGAGGCAGCCAAGCGATTGGAGCTTGGCAGGTCGACGCTGTACAAGAAGATGGTGGCCTTGGGCATTGCCTAATCTCTATAAAGAGACACAAATCTCAATATCAAGACACTTTCATGTGGGAGCTGGCTTGCCTGCGATAGCGGTCTGTCAGCCCACACACCTGCAACTGAAACACCGCCTTCGCAGGCAAGCCAGCTCCCACATTGAATCTTCATTTGTCTCTAAATAGAGATAAAATTCAAAGCCCTCGCTTAACTACACAATAATTTCCTTATATATCAATTGGTTAAACAGTTGGCACAGATCTCGCTATAGCCCCTCTCCAAAGCCTCACCCCACAAAAATAACAATTCGATCTGGAGACACACCATGAGTGTGATCATCGCCCTGGCAGCTCTCGCGCTGCTGATGCTGGCTGCCTACCGTGGCTACAGCGTCATCCTGTTTGCCCCCATCGCCGCCCTCGGCGCTGTCCTGTTGACCGACCCGTCCGCCGTCGCCCCTGCGTTTACCGGGGTGTTCATGGAGAAAATGGTCGGCTTTATCAAACTGTATTTCCCGGTGTTCCTGCTCGGCGCGGTGTTCGGCAAGCTGATCGAGTTGTCGGGCTTTTCGCGCTCGATTGTGGCCGCCGCGATCCGTTTGCTCGGCACGCGCCAGGCGATGCTGGTGATCGTGCTGGTCTGCGCCCTGCTCACCTACGGCGGCGTGTCGCTGTTTGTGGTGGTGTTTGCGGTATATCCGTTTGCAGCGGAGATGTTCCGCCAGAGCAATATCCCCAAGCGCCTGATCCCGGCAACCATCGCCCTCGGTGCGTTTTCGTTCACCATGGACGCCCTGCCCGGCACGCCGCAGATCCAGAACATCATCCCCAGCACCTTCTTCAACACCACCGCCTGGGCCGCACCCTGGCTGGGCCTGATCGGCACAATCTTCGTGTTCTGCACCGGCATGCTCTACCTGGCGCGCCAGCGCAACAAGGCCCAACGAGCCGGTGAAGGCTATGGCACCGAGCTGCGCAATGAGCCGGAAACCGCTGACAACCTCGCCCTGCCCAACCCATGGATCGCGCTGTCGCCGCTGATTCTGGTGGGCGTGATGAACCTGCTGTTCACCCA
The sequence above is a segment of the Pseudomonas sp. R76 genome. Coding sequences within it:
- a CDS encoding ABC transporter permease, whose amino-acid sequence is MLNLSPVARRRFERFKKNRRGWWSLWLFIGLFILTLGGELIANDKPLVLSFKNELYFPVFKRYTEQQFGGQLPFQADYRSDYVQKLIKQDGGWMLFPPIPFSDDTPNYELTRPAPIPPSAVNWLGTDDQSRDVLARVIFGARVSILFALALTAISAAIGIAAGALQGYYGGWVDLLGQRILEVWSGLPVLYLLIILSGFVEPNFWWLLGIMALFSWLALVDVVRAEFLRGRNLEYVKAARALGLGDGKIIRRHILPNAMTATLSYLPFILTGAISTLSALDFLGFGMPAGSASLGELIAQGKQNLQAPWLGLTAFFTLALILSLLVFIGEALRDAFDPRS
- a CDS encoding ABC transporter ATP-binding protein, translated to MNLIEIRDLSVAFSGQTVVRNLSLDVRPGECLALVGESGSGKSVTAHSILQLLPEAGTQTTGSVKYRGQELIGASAATLQKLRGNRIAMIFQEPMTSLNPLHSIEKQIGETLLLHKGLGGKAAQARILELLEMVGIQKPQERLKAYPHQLSGGQRQRVMIAMALACEPELLIADEPTTALDVTVQRKILLLLKSLQQRLGMSLLLISHDLNLVRSIAQRVCVMRAGEIVEQADCQTLFNAPQHPYSRLLLDAEPAGDVLCSDERETVLQVDDLTVQFPLSGGLFRRKTYLRAVDGISLSVQRGKTLGIVGESGSGKSTLGQAILRLLDSTGSIRFQGEALDPLNNQQMRPWRKQMQVVFQDPYGSLSPRMSVEQIISEGLEVHAPCSLADRDAQVIQVLKDVGLDPDSRHRYPHEFSGGQRQRIAIARALVLKPALMLLDEPTSALDRTVQKQVVALLRELQEKYGLTYLFISHDLAVVRAMAHDMIVIKDGKVVERGASHEVFEAPQHAYTKELLAAAHLPL
- a CDS encoding sigma-54 interaction domain-containing protein yields the protein MNSNESLKDYQQVRGLAIQSLFEIIEQSSEGTVIVDRDANIVWMNERYAKRFGLKSADEAIGQPCEQVIANSLLRQVVRNDQPILLDIQDTPKGPLVVMRLPIHDDAGLVIGAIGFALFDELRNLSPLIERYLSMQQELASTRSLLRSRQSKYNFAHFIGTSAASLEVKRRARRSASAESPVLLLGETGTGKELLAQAIHGASPRAHKAFVSINSAAIPHDLLEAEFFGTAPGAFTGADRKGRPGKLQIAQGGTLFLDEIGDMPLPLQSKLLRVLQEKEYEPVGSNEMLHSDVRVIAATSMDLEAAIKRGEFRADLYYRLNVLPIQVPPLRERLDDIPALSEAILEELRSQHELAPEALALLARHAWPGNIRELRNVLERAALLSDDLVLDAQEIRAAIGTFSPVARGAVETVAGETFAAARERFDRQVIGAALAASEGNVVEAAKRLELGRSTLYKKMVALGIA
- a CDS encoding GntP family permease is translated as MSVIIALAALALLMLAAYRGYSVILFAPIAALGAVLLTDPSAVAPAFTGVFMEKMVGFIKLYFPVFLLGAVFGKLIELSGFSRSIVAAAIRLLGTRQAMLVIVLVCALLTYGGVSLFVVVFAVYPFAAEMFRQSNIPKRLIPATIALGAFSFTMDALPGTPQIQNIIPSTFFNTTAWAAPWLGLIGTIFVFCTGMLYLARQRNKAQRAGEGYGTELRNEPETADNLALPNPWIALSPLILVGVMNLLFTHWIPQWYGKTHSLSLPGMSAPVTTEIAKLTAIWAVQAALLVGIVMVLVFGWSAIKSKLAEGSKSAVSGALLAAMNTASEYGFGAVIASLPGFLVLADWLKGIPNPLVNEAITVTLLAGITGSASGGMSIALAAMSESFISAAHAANIPLEVLHRVAAMASGGMDTLPHNGAVITLLAVTGLTHREAYKDIFGITIIKTLAVFVVIGTFYATGIV